Part of the Streptomyces europaeiscabiei genome is shown below.
TCATCATCGGCCCTGGGGGTCTCCGCATTGGCTGGGAGATCCAGTACCACCACCTCAGCCCCAGCAGCGTTCATCGCCGGTCCGTCAACGCCGTACAGCACGAGATCACACCTCTGTGGGTGGCGAAGGACCGTACGGCCTCGCTGATCGACCGGGCGCCGTGGGCTCGCGTGGACGACATGCCGTGGAAGGAGATCGCCGATGGCAAGGAGATGGTGATCCGCGGTGGATATCGCTATCTCCAGGTCTGGAAGTGCGTGTCCAGCAGCGATCGTCACTGCCCCCTCTCCGGAGGAGCAGGCCACTGCGGTGGGACTCATGCCGAGTGGTTCCTCCCCGCTCTGTGCCTACCGGAGAAGAAGCCGGTCCATATCGAGGATCTCGTTCTCTCCAGCGCGACAGGGGAGAGTGTCCCCGTCTACGTGCCCAATCGGGGCAGTGGCCGGGCTGGCCGGCACATGTGGGTGCCGGCGGACGACTGCGAGTTATGGCGGGAGCTGGTCGGGGAGAAGACGCCCCTTCCCGTCGCGCCGGTGCAGGAGGAGGACGACCAGATCACCTTCGCCGACCAGGAGATCGACCGCGTGTGCCGCGCAGGCGAAGAGGGATGGTTCGTCAGCGACGCTCGGCCCATCCGTGATCTGGGACAGCCCACCGGCGGCTACACGCTGCCGCGAATGCCGCTGCAGCGATCTGTGAAACCGTCACTGATCACGTCTGTAGAGCGGGCCGCCGCCTCGGCCGCGCTGGGCTGTCCACCCTGGGAGCTGGGGCTGTGCACAGGCTGCGGCCAGATGATGCGCCGGCACGGACGCGATGCGGCCATGTACTGCGCGGTGTGCCGCGTCGAACTCAACGGCCCATAGCCGGGGCCTTTGCACTGTCTCGTGCGAACCGGGTAGGCCCTGAATCGGGCGTTCTCGAACCTACTCACCGTCGGGGCTGCCGCGTTGGCCGGAGCCAAAATTGACTGATGCTGGATAAACCCCAGACTCGGCAAGATTCTTCGAAGGTGAAAGCACCAGGCCAGGTGCTTGGTCACGCCTTTCCGACGAACGGTCGGAAAAAGCACAACTAGGCGAGGGCTACCATGACTTGACAGAATATCGCTGTCGGGAGTTGATCGCCGTGAAGACGTATCTGGTGGGTTCGCGCGCCAGCAATCTGGCCAAGGTGCAGGTTCGAGAATACCTGGCCCCACTTCGCGTGCAGTTTCCGGGCGTTACGTTCACACACCGAGTGATCCTTGAAGGCGGCGACAAGGACCGAAAGTCCCGCCTTTCCGCTGTCTCGGTGATCAGTGGCGGCAGCGCCTTCAGTTCTGAGCAGGAAGCGGCGCTGAGCAGGGGAGACGTGGACGTAGTCATCCATTCTCTGAAGGATCTGCCGACTGCGAACCCGCCTGGGCTGACTCTTCTGCCGCCCCCTGGTCGTGAGGATGTGCGGGATGCTTTGTGCGGTTCCACGCTGGCCGATCTCCGAAGGGGTGCTCGGGTAGGAACTGGTGCCCCGCGGAGAATTGCTCAGCTCCTAGCTGTCCGCCCAGATCTCGAAATCGTGCCGATCAGGGGTAATGTGCCGCCCCGCTTGAAGAAGATTGAGACGATGGGCCTTGATGCGGTTGTATTGGCGGCGGCAGGGCTTCGCCGCCTGGGTCTCGATGACGCAATTGGTGAACTGCTGCCCTTGCGCCAATTTCCACCCTCGCCTGGACAAGGTGCCCTCGGAGTTCAGGTCCGAGAAGACAGTCCTGAACTCCAGGAGATCCTCTCCAGTGTGGGAGACGCTGCCGTCGACGCCCACGTGCGGGCGGAGCGGGCCCTGCTCGCCGAACTGCACGGCGGGTGCAGCGTCCCCGTGGGCGCGTACGCGCAGACGCGGCCGGACGGCTCCCTGTCGCTCTTCGCCCAGGTCACTTCGTTGGACGGTACCCGGCGGGTCGAGGGTACCCTTTCCGGCCCGATGGGCGAGCCGGAGAAGCTCGGTGCGGCCCTGGCCGCTGAGCTGATCGACCAGGGCGCGCGGTCCATCCTTGACGTGATTCGGGGTGAGTCCGCGGTCAGTCGTTGAGGTGGCGGGCGATGTCCAGTGCTGCGTACGTGATGCTGGCTTCCGCGCCGGCCCGCTTGAGCATGGTGAAGAGTTCCACCAGCCGGCGCACGTCCCGCTTGCCGGTCGCGCTGTCTATATGCGAGAGCGTCGTGTACTCGCCCGAGACCGAGAACGGGAAGAGCGGCGCCAGCGTGCGCTTCCTCAGCTCGGTGAGGACGTCGGCGCTGAACATCGCCGGTTCGAGGAGGAGCATGTCCGCGCCGTCGCCGACGAGTTGGAGAGCGGTGTCGATGAACTGCTCGGGCTTGCCGGGGTTGATCTGGAACTCGCGGTCGGAGCCAGCCTGCGGGGTGGCGCCCATCGTGAGCCGGAAGCCGTCGTAGAGGCTGCTCCAGAAGATGACGTGCGGCATGATCGACACGCTCTCGTGGCCGGACGCGTTCAGCGCCTCACGGGCGCCTTTGGTGGTCCCGACGACCATGGAGGCAGGGCCCACAATGTCGGCTCCCGCCGCCGCGTGCGCGACGGCCTGTCGGGAGGTCACGTCGGTGGTGGCGGCGATGTCAGGGTGCCCGTGCCGGTCGGTGACGTAGCAGAAGCCGGTGTCGGTGTACGAGCAGAGGCAGGTCTCCGTTATGACGGCGATCTCGGGTTCCGCGTCCTTCGCCGCCCGCACCGCGCGGGCCATGAGGGCATCCGGTACGACGGAGAACTCCCCGGCGGCGTCGCGCTGGGTGGACTCGGCGAAGACTTTTACGGACCGGATGCCGAGTTGCCGGGCCTGGCGCATCGCGGCGGGAATCTGGCCGACCGTGAGGGTCGGCATGGGGCGGTCGGCCTCCTTCTCGGTGATCAGTAACACCAGGGACAGGTCGGCCGGGTCGAGCGGAGGGCCTTCGAGGAAGCGGCGAACAGCCGGACGACTGCGGAGCGGGCTCGTGGCTCCATGGGTTCGGGCGGGTGGCGCGATGACGCTCATCAGTCCCTCACTTTCGTCGGGTGGCGCATGGGCCCGCCGACAGGCACAGGGAGATATGCGGATTGGTGCCTGCCGACGGGGGTCTGTGTGGGGCGAGGCGCTCGGGCCTACGTCTGTCCCCGGCGCTTGATGTCCGCGAGCTTGGCTGCGGCGTCCTCCGCAACGTCCGTGCCGACCTGACGAGCGGCTGAGGGGAGCCCGTCGTCCTTGGCGACGCCGATACCGGCGCCTATCGCACCGATGAGGTCGAACAGCTCGTCGTCGTCTTGTTCCTGGGTAGCCAAGGCGTCTCTCTTCGCATGGTTGGTAGTGGCCCCGTCCCTGCCGCGACCTGTCCTTCTGAGGTCGGGGGAGCCTCCAGTTGGAACGGCAGGGACGGGGGACTGAAGGCCCGCCCAGGGCACGGCTGTCCCCTTAGGCGACGTAGGCGGGCGGTCTGTCGAGTGGCGCGCAGATGGGCCACTGGCCGATAGGGAGAGGCTCCGCGGGTGCGGAGCTGGGGGCGTCCTGTCGGCGGAAGGCCCGCTCGCTCATCGTGTAGTGGAGCTGTTCGAGCCTGAAGACGCACCACTGGCAGGCGGCGAGGGGGAAAGCCCTTCCGGCTACCGTGATTTCGCCGATCTCTGCGACGGGAACGCCGGTCTGCTCGCACCTGAAGCAGCTCCCGTCCTGCCAGTCGAAGCGGCCCCACAGCTCACGGGGTTTCAGTCCCACTCCGGCTCCTCCTCCGTGATGTGGGGGAGAGGGCTTCCGCCGACGACGGGCACGAAGCGCACCGGCCGGGCATGCCAGATGAACGTGTACGGCCCGGCCGAGAGAG
Proteins encoded:
- a CDS encoding competence protein CoiA family protein translates to MANGVWHTGYDIEINLSLPDLGHEDRPDLLREITASVADRDSQLLECLAHHDGRECLSESGGKSPWMFIRRGRVGGRRPLVASHLPITHKATPAESAQHKATKERVVETASRSGLDADAEVATANRRTVSDALIIGPGGLRIGWEIQYHHLSPSSVHRRSVNAVQHEITPLWVAKDRTASLIDRAPWARVDDMPWKEIADGKEMVIRGGYRYLQVWKCVSSSDRHCPLSGGAGHCGGTHAEWFLPALCLPEKKPVHIEDLVLSSATGESVPVYVPNRGSGRAGRHMWVPADDCELWRELVGEKTPLPVAPVQEEDDQITFADQEIDRVCRAGEEGWFVSDARPIRDLGQPTGGYTLPRMPLQRSVKPSLITSVERAAASAALGCPPWELGLCTGCGQMMRRHGRDAAMYCAVCRVELNGP
- the hemC gene encoding hydroxymethylbilane synthase, whose amino-acid sequence is MKTYLVGSRASNLAKVQVREYLAPLRVQFPGVTFTHRVILEGGDKDRKSRLSAVSVISGGSAFSSEQEAALSRGDVDVVIHSLKDLPTANPPGLTLLPPPGREDVRDALCGSTLADLRRGARVGTGAPRRIAQLLAVRPDLEIVPIRGNVPPRLKKIETMGLDAVVLAAAGLRRLGLDDAIGELLPLRQFPPSPGQGALGVQVREDSPELQEILSSVGDAAVDAHVRAERALLAELHGGCSVPVGAYAQTRPDGSLSLFAQVTSLDGTRRVEGTLSGPMGEPEKLGAALAAELIDQGARSILDVIRGESAVSR